CTTTCTGTTATCGCGCTGCAGTGAATAGCAATAAAAGGCCGATTCTTTCGCGAGCCTTCAGTATGAATCGCTCTCGCAACTAGCTCTTTTCCGGTTCCGCTTTCCCCTTCTATCAGAACTGAAGAATCATTGGACGCGACGGCATGCACCATTTCCATCATTTTTACAAAAGCCTTACTGCGGCCAACCATCGAATTACCGTCAGCCGGAACGGAGTAATTTAATTTTTGACGCAACGTTTTGAGTTCCAAATGCATTCGCCCGTAATCAAGCGCTTTGCAAATAGATAATAGCAGTTCATCATGCTGAAAGGGCTTAGTCAGATAATCGTAAGCTCCTAGCTTCATTGACCGCACCGCATCTTCAATCGTTCCAACGCCTGTCAGAATCATGAATGGAATGTCGGGTTGAAATGACTTAACCCGTTCGAGCAATTCTATGCCGCTCATTCCTTCCATAGCAAGATCCGAGATGATCAGATCGAAGGATTCCTTCTGAATAAGAGACCAGGCTTCTTCGCCGGTAAGCGCAGTTACTACTTCTACGGCGTCATACGGATTATCCATACTCCTGAAAGCCTCAACGTTCAGCATTTTTTTGAACAAAGCTAAAATATTTTTCTCATCGTCAACCACTAAAATTCGCGTCGTCACAAATAAACCCTTTATTAAAGACCCTTACCGGGCAAGTGAATAATAAACGTACTTCCTTCGCCTACTTTGCTTTTAACGCTGATGGTTCCCAGATGTTCCTTAATAATCGAACGACAAAT
This window of the bacterium genome carries:
- a CDS encoding sigma-54-dependent Fis family transcriptional regulator — encoded protein: MTTRILVVDDEKNILALFKKMLNVEAFRSMDNPYDAVEVVTALTGEEAWSLIQKESFDLIISDLAMEGMSGIELLERVKSFQPDIPFMILTGVGTIEDAVRSMKLGAYDYLTKPFQHDELLLSICKALDYGRMHLELKTLRQKLNYSVPADGNSMVGRSKAFVKMMEMVHAVASNDSSVLIEGESGTGKELVARAIHTEGSRKNRPFIAIHCSAITE